ATCACATCATTAAACAATACAAAtggtatatacatatataaaaggcGCACGATGTCACGAAGTAGATCAAACCTGGTCCATGGAGCTGGCTCATTGTCACATCTAACAAACAGGAAACGGCACATCTTATGAGTGCCCTATATATGGAACACCATAGAAGAATGTGTCACTTCATAGAAAAGAAGGCGAGGGGAAATTTATTGTTGTTTCATTGTTTGCTATATGTGTGTGTACCTGTATTCCAACTATCCTCCAGCATTTCTCTATCCGGTAAACACCATCATACCTTAGTAGTCCTCCTTGAGGGGCGTATGGAGAACGCTTGTCCTTGGTAGACCTGATCATATATGGAAGAAGGTAATGAAATAGTAATAAAGACGTTGCATGCAATAGAGTTGTACATGCTCAAATAACCACTAACCTGACAACTCGAACAGGATACCCTAGTTTACAACTAAGTCTTAAAGCTTCATTAAAGTTTAGAAATACTTGATCAAAAGCTTGAACCGTGTTAGTCCTTTTGTTGCCTTTGAGAATTCTTCCCCCACTATGTAACACATtcaagaaaagagataaaatcTATCAGCAAATTGGAGAATAGCAAGAGATTATTAGAATAAAGCAAATGAACCAAATGATTGCTCGGAGTAATGAAAAGAAGACCAACCTTCCTGTGTATAGAAACCATTCTCCAtgatcctcatcatcatcataaccTCCAGCGAGCACAACAGATTGAGCTCCATAACTCGCTTGTCCAGCAATGCCGGAAACATGTGGGAAGTGAGCCCCCCACTGCCGACAAGCAAGTCGGCCCTTCCAGGATTCTCCAACCAAAAGACCTTGGTTCCTAACAGGATCATTTTCAGCTGGTATAGGACCAAAATGATCTCGAGGGATTGTAACAAAAATCTTGCCACTGGAAGCATTTGCATTCCCTGTTTTCTTAGCGCGCTCAGTTGTAAATGCTTTATCTGGACGATCTTCATTGTCAACATAGTGAACAACTTTTGAAGTACGCGCATCAGCCTTTTCGGATACTCTTGCTAACCTAATAGCAGACACAATGGACAAGTTGATACGGGGATTGGTAACCATGCTTTCAGGAATTACGCTGCGGCATGTTCCACAACTGCGGTGTCCCTGCCCCATCCACTTCAAGAAACATTTCAAGCAAGCGTTGTGCCCACATGGTGtctgaaaaagaaatacaCAGGATATCCATTAGCCCTActtatttttgaaaagaataaatgAACACTCTATAAAATAGCCTTGCTTGCAACtcatcaataacaaaattatatgaaacaCTAACTTAATGtctaatataaataaagagaaacatcccacaatgaaaaataaaaataaaatcgatatagaaaaaagaaacacacaagATATCCATCAGCCCTACCTAAATACTGCAACTACAAGTTTCGAAtagtaaataacaaaattattggAAACCCTAACTTAATTTTCTAATactaataaagaaaacatcCCATAAACGGCAACCAAACAACAATATAGAAAAGATCAAGCATCAACAAAAGTGTACTCACACCAAATCCTAACATAACACACCTCTCAACTAAATACTCTAAACCCCAAAAagggttaaaaaaaaaacaggataAATTAAACAACCGTGAACTATAAATAGGTAATTAAGAACTATTTAGTCTAAGCGGACAAGATATCCATCAGCTCTATACCTaaatactactactactatatGTTTCGAATAgtcaataacaaaattataggAACCCTAACTTAGTTTtctaatataaataaagaaaacatcccataaacaacaaaatagaaaagatcAAGCATCAACAAAAAGTGTACACACACCTAATCCTAACACAAGACGATGATACACACCTCTCAACTAAATAACCTAAACCCCAAAAagggtaaaaaaaaacaggataACTTAAACAAGTGTATTAACAACCGTGAACTATAAATGTGTAATTAAGAACAATTTAGTCTAAGCGGACAATTAATTGTGTCAATAGATTCTATGCCACAAGCTAAAATAAGTAAATCAAGTGACAATAATGTGATTCAACATACAGATTCGAGAAACCACACAAGCATAAGAGCCAAAGCAAAGAGTACACGAACCGAGACGGGTTTTTGTAGCGACTGCATGCAGAAAGAACACTCGAAGTGAGATAGCACATCGATGGGTTTCTTTCCTTtactcgtcttcttcttctcttcttcgtcatcCTCATCGACGACCCCCTTACCACTCAGTAActgctgcttcttcttagCCTTCTCTTCAGCAGAGAGAGTTTCATCCGCCTCAATCGAGTGGATCGCCGCTACAAGATCTGAACCAACAGATCCATATCCAGCCGCAACACCGGAAACAGGAAGAGGATTGGTTTCACCGGAGCAATCAGGACAAAGCCACTGTAAAGTAGCACTTAGGGTTTCGGGCGGGGACAAAAGGCAGGACACGTGCCAAGGCGTGACGCACGTGCCGCAAGTGAGAGATTCCTCCGGTGGAGGCATCGATTTGCATCGCATGCATACACCTTCGGGGTCGCATGGGTACTGGGTGGCAGGCGTCATTTCCGATGATGAGAATAGCCAAAagattagagagagagagataagatgaagaagagggacacaaacaagaaaagtgaaaaaggttttcaaatatttaggGCTTCAAAATAGCCGTATAAGGAAGGATATCTCTTTTAGTTGtcagaaaatataattgtcctactataaaatatttacctTTGAATATAGActaattatgatatttgaatatacAAGATGGTAAaatacttattattatttcatatatcaaaaaagaaatatatatttgaaaattctcTGCCTTATAGACTATTACAAGGTTTGTTCTCAGCATTTCTTTTCtaataccaaataaaaaaaaaaaagataaccaTGGATGTTAATTTTAATGTACGGGTGTTAGAAGGCACTTATAAGCTATATGTGATGTTGATTTCACGTATTTAAACAATGTCTACGCGGTAGTCCCCAAAAAACTATCTACTTGATTTGAAGAgcccaaaaaacataaacaaaaaacatgtatTTATCATTCATATGGATATCATGAGTTTCGTTTCTACTGCTACCAAATGTGGTAgttcttattaaaaaatgagGAAGCCGCTTACAAAATATGTAATGAACAACTCAGATGAAAacttatatttcttttcttcactACCATGAAGCTAAAGATTTACCGAAATAAATCTTTCAATACACGTGCAAAAAATGAGAGATAAATGTTTTTCAGCATTAACTAGTAGTATAACAcgattattttgaatattctGATTCGTTGTTAGATACTAGTACTAACTACATGTATAAAAGAGATATTGAATATGTAGTAACGTGAAGAATGTAATACAACTTTTTGGAGAAGATGGCCAGTGCGATCCTCAActctttgatttatttttaaaaaatctaatttcaaaaacaaataacgtgtaaattaaactttttttatcaCTTTACAAGAGACCTTTAAATGTGGTTTAATTTTGAAGCAAACTATATTTGAAGACCACCTGCAAACTTCTCATCTCCTTCTTTTCTCATTGTGCTCAAACGATTTCTAGTGTTCTTGTCTATCAACTTAACAATCCTCTCCGTTGTCGAAGACAGTTCGTCGTGTCTTCTATCATTTCTTTCTTGCCATATGGAGTGAATTGTGTTCTATAGGACATACTTGAGAATGAACCGCTCATTATGTCTAAGTCTTTTCCTGCAACGAGCCTCATAATATCTTGCCATTTTGCCGAGAAGTCATTTAAGAGAATCCCTTGTGTAAGCTCCTCCCAAACCTTGCTTGAAAAGGGACATTGGGAAAATAA
This sequence is a window from Arabidopsis thaliana chromosome 1 sequence. Protein-coding genes within it:
- the VIM5 gene encoding zinc finger (C3HC4-type RING finger) family protein (VARIANT IN METHYLATION 5 (VIM5); FUNCTIONS IN: zinc ion binding; LOCATED IN: cellular_component unknown; CONTAINS InterPro DOMAIN/s: SRA-YDG (InterPro:IPR003105), Zinc finger, RING-type, conserved site (InterPro:IPR017907), Zinc finger, RING-type (InterPro:IPR001841), Zinc finger, PHD-type, conserved site (InterPro:IPR019786), Zinc finger, PHD-type (InterPro:IPR001965), Zinc finger, FYVE/PHD-type (InterPro:IPR011011); BEST Arabidopsis thaliana protein match is: Zinc finger (C3HC4-type RING finger) family protein (TAIR:AT1G57820.1); Has 5254 Blast hits to 5127 proteins in 1563 species: Archae - 0; Bacteria - 14; Metazoa - 4362; Fungi - 258; Plants - 447; Viruses - 0; Other Eukaryotes - 173 (source: NCBI BLink).), producing the protein MTPATQYPCDPEGVCMRCKSMPPPEESLTCGTCVTPWHVSCLLSPPETLSATLQWLCPDCSGETNPLPVSGVAAGYGSVGSDLVAAIHSIEADETLSAEEKAKKKQQLLSGKGVVDEDDEEEKKKTSKGKKPIDVLSHFECSFCMQSLQKPVSVRVLFALALMLVWFLESTPCGHNACLKCFLKWMGQGHRSCGTCRSVIPESMVTNPRINLSIVSAIRLARVSEKADARTSKVVHYVDNEDRPDKAFTTERAKKTGNANASSGKIFVTIPRDHFGPIPAENDPVRNQGLLVGESWKGRLACRQWGAHFPHVSGIAGQASYGAQSVVLAGGYDDDEDHGEWFLYTGSGGRILKGNKRTNTVQAFDQVFLNFNEALRLSCKLGYPVRVVRSTKDKRSPYAPQGGLLRYDGVYRIEKCWRIVGIQMCRFLFVRCDNEPAPWTSDEHGDRPRPLPNVPELNMATDLFERKESPSWDFDEGEDRWRWMKPPPASKKAVKNVLDPEERKLLREAIKSANPNTMRARLLKEFKCQICQKVMTNPVTTPCAHNFCKACLESKFAGTALVRERGSGGRKLRSQKSVMKCPCCPTDIAEFVQNPQVNREVAEVIEKLKKQEEEENAKSLDEGQCSGTSHEEEDDEQPKKRIKLDTDAEVSATVVESDMK
- the VIM5 gene encoding zinc finger (C3HC4-type RING finger) family protein — translated: MTPATQYPCDPEGVCMRCKSMPPPEESLTCGTCVTPWHVSCLLSPPETLSATLQWLCPDCSGETNPLPVSGVAAGYGSVGSDLVAAIHSIEADETLSAEEKAKKKQQLLSGKGVVDEDDEEEKKKTSKGKKPIDVLSHFECSFCMQSLQKPVSVRVLFALALMLVWFLESTPCGHNACLKCFLKWMGQGHRSCGTCRSVIPESMVTNPRINLSIVSAIRLARVSEKADARTSKVVHYVDNEDRPDKAFTTERAKKTGNANASSGKIFVTIPRDHFGPIPAENDPVRNQGLLVGESWKGRLACRQWGAHFPHVSGIAGQASYGAQSVVLAGGYDDDEDHGEWFLYTGSGGRILKGNKRTNTVQAFDQVFLNFNEALRLSCKLGYPVRVVRSTKDKRSPYAPQGGLLRYDGVYRIEKCWRIVGIQGTHKMCRFLFVRCDNEPAPWTSDEHGDRPRPLPNVPELNMATDLFERKESPSWDFDEGEDRWRWMKPPPASKKAVKNVLDPEERKLLREAIKSANPNTMRARLLKEFKCQICQKVMTNPVTTPCAHNFCKACLESKFAGTALVRERGSGGRKLRSQKSVMKCPCCPTDIAEFVQNPQVNREVAEVIEKLKKQEEEENAKSLDEGQCSGTSHEEEDDEQPKKRIKLDTDAEVSATVVESDMK